The following proteins come from a genomic window of Synechococcus sp. BIOS-E4-1:
- the pheT gene encoding phenylalanine--tRNA ligase subunit beta, producing MRVSLSWLQDLVQVNEPADQLGERLSMAGFEVEELEDLSLLAQGVVVGEVVACDKHPNADKLSVCKVNVGADQTLQIVCGAKNVRAGIHVPVAMVGAVLPAVNLTIKAGELRGVSSEGMICSLSELGQSSDVDGIAILEDLLPGLPSPGEPVAPSLGLNDSVLELAITANRPDGLSMTGIAREVAALTGAALSLPEAAAPSETQTLATDQQSSAAMQAGGLYGLTEVRGIDGSSRSPQWLQQRLTRAGVNPVNAVVDITNLVMLEQGQPLHAFDADALESLCGTAINAADFGLRQARERESFTGLDGREIELDPRVQVVTCRDRAVAVAGVIGSTESGVTDSTRTIWLESALFTPASVRNGSRATGQRTDASSRYEKGLPREITLIAAGRALSLFREMLDAEVGETWVCSSEQAEDPVVTLRRHALHRLLGPLDSTDSSALPESLADAQVEACLAALGCDLSRCAEGWKVVVPPSRRMDLLREVDLIEEVARLVGFDRFQSHLPNPLQPGQLTLIQQAERRLRQRLSASGLQEITTLSLTGADEADPTRIAISNPLLTETSHLRTALWKEHLQVCQRNLQASQPGCWVFEIGHVFSSDGATIDQEARLSGVICGERRLSRWQTSGKPQPLSYYEARGLLTTVLNAFGIESQDRRLSDDERLHPGRAASVLVEGRPLGSFGQLHPALCESHELPAETYLFDLELTRLLEAATRSTRWSPQFKAYSTLPSSERDLAMVVPRSLAAGDLLQAIRKAGKPLLESVELIDRFEGGQLDSDQCSQAFRLRYRGKDSTLTDDMIQPVHEKVRKALVEQFQVQLRS from the coding sequence ATGCGGGTTTCTCTGTCCTGGCTGCAGGATCTGGTGCAGGTGAATGAGCCCGCAGATCAACTGGGTGAACGATTGTCGATGGCTGGTTTTGAAGTGGAGGAGCTGGAGGATCTCTCACTGCTTGCCCAGGGTGTCGTTGTTGGTGAAGTCGTGGCCTGCGATAAGCATCCCAATGCCGACAAGCTCAGTGTCTGCAAGGTGAATGTGGGTGCTGACCAGACCCTGCAGATCGTCTGCGGAGCCAAGAATGTGCGTGCAGGCATTCATGTTCCCGTTGCCATGGTCGGGGCCGTTCTTCCTGCCGTGAACCTCACGATCAAAGCAGGAGAACTGCGTGGTGTGAGCAGCGAGGGAATGATCTGCTCGCTGTCAGAACTGGGCCAAAGCAGCGATGTGGATGGGATCGCCATCCTTGAGGATCTTCTCCCTGGCTTGCCATCTCCGGGAGAACCCGTGGCGCCATCCCTGGGTCTCAACGACAGCGTTCTCGAACTCGCCATCACAGCCAACCGTCCTGATGGTCTTTCGATGACAGGCATTGCCAGGGAAGTGGCTGCGCTCACAGGAGCAGCGCTTTCTCTGCCCGAGGCAGCCGCTCCATCAGAGACCCAAACGTTGGCAACCGATCAGCAATCTTCAGCTGCCATGCAGGCCGGTGGCCTTTACGGCCTGACTGAAGTCAGGGGCATCGATGGCTCATCACGCTCACCGCAATGGTTGCAGCAACGGCTGACCCGTGCCGGAGTGAATCCTGTGAACGCCGTGGTCGACATCACCAATCTTGTAATGCTTGAACAGGGCCAACCTCTGCATGCCTTCGATGCAGATGCACTGGAGTCACTCTGCGGAACAGCGATCAATGCAGCGGATTTTGGTCTGCGGCAGGCACGTGAACGGGAGTCGTTCACTGGGCTGGACGGACGCGAGATCGAGCTCGATCCCCGTGTTCAAGTGGTGACCTGCCGGGATCGTGCCGTCGCCGTGGCCGGTGTGATCGGCAGTACCGAAAGCGGCGTCACCGATAGCACTCGCACAATCTGGCTGGAATCAGCCCTGTTCACTCCAGCCTCCGTACGCAACGGCAGTCGAGCCACAGGACAGCGCACCGATGCCAGCAGTCGTTACGAGAAAGGTTTACCCAGGGAAATCACCCTGATCGCAGCAGGCCGCGCTCTGTCTCTCTTCAGGGAAATGCTTGATGCTGAGGTCGGCGAAACCTGGGTTTGTTCATCAGAACAGGCAGAAGATCCGGTCGTAACCCTGCGTCGCCATGCACTTCATCGACTGCTTGGACCACTCGACTCCACGGACAGCAGTGCTCTGCCTGAGTCGCTTGCTGATGCTCAGGTCGAGGCCTGTCTCGCAGCTCTCGGTTGCGATCTCTCTCGCTGTGCCGAAGGATGGAAGGTGGTCGTTCCCCCATCGAGGCGAATGGACCTGTTGCGTGAGGTTGACCTGATCGAGGAGGTGGCACGACTGGTGGGATTTGATCGCTTCCAGTCCCATCTCCCAAACCCGCTCCAGCCCGGTCAGCTGACGCTCATCCAGCAGGCGGAACGACGCTTGCGTCAGCGTCTGAGCGCCTCAGGACTTCAGGAAATCACCACGTTGTCTCTTACCGGGGCGGATGAAGCCGATCCCACGCGCATTGCTATCAGCAACCCTCTGTTGACGGAGACCAGTCATCTGAGGACCGCTCTCTGGAAGGAGCATCTTCAGGTTTGTCAGCGCAACCTTCAGGCCTCACAGCCCGGTTGCTGGGTGTTCGAGATCGGGCATGTGTTCAGTTCAGATGGCGCAACGATCGATCAAGAAGCTCGGCTTTCGGGGGTGATCTGTGGGGAACGTCGCCTTTCGCGATGGCAGACCAGCGGCAAGCCACAACCTCTCAGCTACTACGAAGCCAGGGGTTTACTCACCACGGTTCTGAATGCATTCGGAATCGAGTCCCAGGATCGTCGGCTCAGCGATGATGAACGTCTTCATCCAGGCCGGGCCGCATCTGTGCTGGTTGAGGGTCGCCCTCTTGGCAGCTTCGGCCAGTTGCACCCTGCTCTGTGTGAAAGCCATGAGCTACCAGCTGAGACCTATCTCTTTGATCTTGAACTGACACGCCTTCTGGAGGCAGCCACCCGCAGCACTCGCTGGAGTCCGCAGTTCAAGGCCTATTCCACCCTGCCTTCGTCGGAAAGAGATCTGGCCATGGTTGTTCCGCGCAGCCTGGCGGCAGGTGATCTTTTGCAGGCCATCCGCAAAGCCGGCAAACCACTGTTGGAGTCGGTCGAATTGATCGATCGTTTTGAAGGCGGACAGCTCGACTCCGATCAGTGCAGTCAGGCGTTCCGCCTGCGCTATCGCGGCAAAGACAGCACACTCACCGACGACATGATTCAGCCTGTGCATGAGAAGGTGCGCAAGGCACTGGTCGAGCAGTTTCAGGTGCAGTTGCGCAGTTGA
- the rlmD gene encoding 23S rRNA (uracil(1939)-C(5))-methyltransferase RlmD — MTAMNETLHPGQTIDVVGEDLDQQGRGLARWNGWVIAVPELLPGEEAKVKVQQRQRRMWLARRVEIISSSPHARRPPCILARDCGGCSLQHLSVEAQNTWKQERLTNTLTRIGQLDPDVNALVSPDRESLGYRNRALIPVRRDGLKVRLGYYKRGSHRIVNLNHCPVLDPRLDALIAPIKKDLESTRWPMDSDLQGEPGLRHLGLRIGVRTGEVLITLISATRSLEGVEALSAVWMRRWPQLKGVTLNLQPKRSNAVFGEQTICLQGQDAIEERFCALSLELGTTTFFQVNTPRAERVVEQIRDWLSRAQAHQRVIDAYCGIGTIALPLAAAGHSVTGLEISSASVRHAGRNAARNRLNTTQFLDGDVARHLHALLPMHDALVVDPPRKGLEPTVLAMIVNHPPQRLVYLSCDPATLARDLKHLAGESGPYRIERVQPMDFFPQTSHLECLVLMSRFNCATAPETARPVPCAPSHAQAESCRR; from the coding sequence ATGACAGCGATGAATGAAACACTGCATCCGGGACAGACCATTGATGTTGTTGGAGAGGATCTTGATCAGCAGGGGCGTGGCCTGGCCCGCTGGAATGGCTGGGTGATCGCTGTCCCCGAGCTGCTGCCAGGAGAAGAGGCCAAGGTCAAAGTCCAGCAACGTCAGAGGCGGATGTGGCTGGCCCGAAGAGTGGAAATCATCTCCTCATCTCCCCATGCTCGTCGACCTCCGTGCATTCTTGCCCGAGACTGCGGTGGTTGTTCCCTGCAGCATCTTTCGGTCGAGGCACAGAACACCTGGAAGCAGGAGCGACTGACCAACACGCTGACTCGCATCGGCCAGCTGGATCCTGATGTCAACGCCCTGGTGAGTCCCGATCGGGAATCACTGGGGTACAGAAACCGGGCATTGATTCCAGTCCGTCGTGATGGGCTGAAGGTGCGTCTTGGTTACTACAAGCGTGGCAGTCATCGCATCGTCAATCTCAACCACTGCCCAGTTCTGGATCCTCGACTGGATGCCTTGATTGCTCCGATCAAAAAGGATCTGGAATCAACCCGCTGGCCGATGGATTCAGATCTCCAGGGTGAGCCTGGTCTTCGCCACCTGGGATTGCGAATCGGCGTGCGAACCGGTGAAGTGCTGATCACTTTGATTTCCGCCACCCGGTCGCTGGAAGGCGTTGAGGCGTTGAGCGCAGTGTGGATGCGTCGCTGGCCCCAGCTGAAGGGTGTGACGCTCAATCTGCAACCGAAACGCAGCAATGCTGTGTTCGGGGAGCAGACCATTTGCCTTCAAGGTCAGGATGCGATCGAGGAGCGATTTTGTGCTCTGTCTCTTGAGCTGGGAACCACCACCTTTTTTCAGGTCAACACACCTCGTGCAGAACGGGTGGTGGAGCAGATCCGCGACTGGCTCAGCCGCGCGCAGGCGCATCAACGCGTGATTGATGCCTACTGCGGCATCGGCACGATTGCTTTACCGCTTGCGGCTGCTGGCCACAGTGTCACCGGACTGGAAATCAGCTCTGCATCCGTGCGCCATGCCGGGCGCAATGCAGCACGCAACAGGCTCAACACGACACAATTTCTGGATGGCGATGTGGCTCGGCATCTGCACGCTCTTTTGCCGATGCACGATGCTCTGGTGGTTGATCCACCTCGCAAGGGTCTGGAGCCCACCGTCCTGGCCATGATCGTCAACCATCCACCACAGCGACTTGTGTATCTGAGTTGTGATCCTGCAACTCTGGCGAGAGATCTCAAACATCTGGCGGGAGAGTCAGGTCCTTATCGGATTGAGCGCGTTCAGCCGATGGATTTCTTTCCTCAGACCTCCCACCTGGAATGTCTTGTGTTGATGTCGAGATTCAACTGCGCAACTGCACCTGAAACTGCTCGACCAGTGCCTTGCGCACCTTCTCATGCACAGGCTGAATCATGTCGTCGGTGA
- a CDS encoding allophycocyanin subunit alpha-B, whose protein sequence is MSVVRDLILQADDDLRYPSSGELRSMVEYLSQGAVRLAVVRILTDSEKKIVDESARQLFGLRPEYVAPGGNAYGQKQRAQCLRDYSWYLRLVTYGVLAGSTEMIEQIGLIGAREMYNSLGVPMPGMVDAMRCMREASLVLLSEEQQKIAGPYFDYLIKGMQTST, encoded by the coding sequence ATGAGCGTTGTAAGGGATCTGATCCTCCAGGCGGATGACGATCTGCGTTACCCGAGCAGTGGTGAACTCCGCTCGATGGTCGAGTACCTCAGTCAGGGTGCCGTACGTCTTGCGGTAGTCCGGATCCTCACGGACAGCGAAAAAAAGATTGTTGATGAATCGGCTCGGCAGCTGTTCGGCCTTCGACCTGAATATGTCGCCCCTGGTGGAAATGCCTATGGGCAGAAGCAACGGGCTCAGTGCCTGCGTGACTACAGCTGGTATCTGAGGCTGGTCACCTATGGGGTTCTTGCAGGCAGCACCGAAATGATCGAACAGATCGGCCTGATCGGTGCCCGCGAGATGTACAACAGCCTCGGTGTTCCCATGCCTGGAATGGTGGATGCCATGCGTTGCATGAGAGAGGCCTCGCTGGTTCTTCTCTCGGAAGAACAACAGAAAATTGCAGGTCCATACTTCGATTATCTGATCAAAGGAATGCAGACCAGCACCTGA
- a CDS encoding ribbon-helix-helix protein, CopG family, protein MSGKRISLELPEELVDQIDQLRKDWKTRSRGECLRRLLEEIFHPDLDQDDAPGAELDPLADQSPEDSADPTASEAEERSKASLVTEPIQQPQYDEDRAIVLVGSAGGLDTTNNEQDRPVSPQPPTRNAATVGGGIDLPGFVRKRSNAIRESLTPSRQPSTEIPLVPVISDEQIKDWSEVALNHWLTLYGSNPGPTVMEAVMLWMARDIWPHIDGSEGRTFTWSQVNHSMTEFCKSWMVPSPRFEQVIVAAAVLEDPFASASVPDRIPTLIRRFVSRFKRSRKVTSFQTLESTMTLHGALKQLELPTQAGQSLTLRSIRDAYKRKAVEVHPDSGGSTDAMRRLNEAYQMLKELYRQKEMSQ, encoded by the coding sequence ATGAGCGGCAAGCGCATCAGCCTGGAATTACCCGAGGAGCTCGTCGACCAGATTGATCAGCTTCGCAAGGACTGGAAGACCCGTTCCAGGGGGGAATGTCTCCGTCGACTGCTTGAGGAAATCTTTCATCCCGATCTTGATCAGGATGATGCCCCTGGCGCAGAGTTGGATCCGCTGGCTGACCAGTCTCCCGAGGATTCAGCGGACCCAACGGCTTCTGAAGCAGAGGAGAGATCAAAGGCTTCTCTTGTCACAGAACCGATCCAGCAACCTCAATACGACGAGGATCGAGCCATCGTTCTGGTTGGCTCAGCCGGTGGGCTGGATACGACCAACAATGAGCAGGATCGCCCCGTCTCTCCCCAACCACCGACACGCAATGCAGCAACCGTTGGCGGCGGTATTGATCTGCCCGGATTTGTTCGCAAGCGCAGCAACGCGATTCGCGAAAGCCTTACGCCAAGCAGGCAACCGAGCACGGAAATCCCGCTTGTGCCGGTGATCAGTGATGAACAGATCAAGGATTGGTCTGAAGTTGCCCTGAACCATTGGCTTACTCTTTATGGCTCCAATCCAGGTCCAACCGTCATGGAGGCTGTGATGTTGTGGATGGCCCGTGACATCTGGCCCCATATCGATGGATCCGAGGGGCGCACATTCACCTGGAGTCAGGTCAATCACTCCATGACTGAATTCTGCAAAAGCTGGATGGTTCCTTCCCCTCGCTTCGAGCAGGTGATTGTTGCTGCCGCGGTGTTGGAGGATCCGTTTGCGAGTGCTTCAGTTCCAGATCGGATCCCAACGTTGATTCGTCGCTTTGTCAGTCGTTTCAAGCGCAGCCGTAAGGTCACCTCCTTCCAAACACTCGAGTCCACGATGACGCTGCATGGTGCACTCAAACAACTGGAATTGCCCACGCAGGCTGGCCAGTCCCTGACATTGCGTTCGATTCGCGACGCCTACAAACGCAAGGCTGTTGAAGTACATCCTGATTCGGGAGGTTCAACCGATGCCATGCGCCGCCTCAACGAGGCCTATCAGATGCTGAAAGAGCTGTATCGCCAGAAAGAAATGTCTCAATAG
- a CDS encoding DUF3370 family protein: MAGQRARPLNGSFNNVPVLHSNQPEIVKGPGILVDTSPGSSIAAETNRPLKNSTFTFNGEFGVHMHHKYYPQDSSKLGGRRARGLLTVAAIAINPGSSPVTLRFKRGSVKNSFEAPYHPNKLMGVKPLGPRPWNTGPGDATAVQILRGELDRKLSREVVIPPNSRKVIVSSVLPARGIMNGLLRGSSDGPFQMAVIAAEETQDERALIAVLDRGRLAPGRIYLNRIREIQSGQVFSRVAGVALGDEYKASIQHDLSQGSLHVPLTSTRKHHFGTRDIQVNQLSTRMVDSAVNNVGTYGVRFDVDLNLAGEGAHELVLSHPVASGRSPFTAFRGSIGIKTDQGYQEVHVGMRSGQSLSIADLDLKRGANNPVTVSVVYPADATPGHLLSVVPVTQLAMLRQREQMLEAARKAQAEAKTRKVKPEVAPPAVNTQPAPDAKPVAPVARPVLQPVRRTTPPPPPLLVAPRGGSNAMPPAMIMPSRVNSSLEQRYREAIRAQQEWLRRLQGR, encoded by the coding sequence ATGGCCGGTCAGCGAGCAAGGCCTCTGAACGGCAGCTTCAATAACGTTCCCGTTCTGCACTCCAATCAACCTGAGATTGTTAAAGGCCCGGGCATCCTGGTGGATACCTCACCGGGCAGTTCAATCGCTGCCGAAACCAATCGACCACTCAAGAACTCCACATTCACTTTCAATGGTGAATTTGGTGTTCATATGCACCATAAATACTATCCCCAGGATTCCAGCAAGCTAGGGGGCCGCAGAGCTCGAGGACTGCTGACTGTTGCTGCCATTGCGATCAATCCCGGTTCGTCCCCTGTCACGTTGCGATTCAAAAGAGGTTCAGTAAAAAACAGTTTTGAGGCTCCTTATCATCCCAATAAGCTGATGGGGGTGAAGCCGCTGGGCCCCAGACCCTGGAACACAGGCCCTGGTGATGCGACGGCAGTCCAGATTCTTCGTGGCGAATTGGACCGCAAGCTTTCAAGAGAAGTCGTTATTCCTCCGAACAGTCGCAAAGTGATTGTGAGCAGTGTTTTGCCTGCGCGTGGAATCATGAATGGCCTACTGCGTGGTAGCAGTGATGGGCCTTTTCAGATGGCTGTGATTGCAGCAGAAGAAACTCAGGACGAACGTGCACTGATTGCTGTGCTTGATCGTGGACGACTTGCGCCTGGAAGAATTTATCTCAATCGCATTCGTGAGATTCAGTCAGGCCAGGTGTTCTCCCGCGTTGCAGGAGTCGCGCTTGGTGATGAGTACAAAGCCTCAATTCAGCATGATCTGTCTCAGGGTTCATTGCATGTGCCTTTGACCAGCACGCGAAAGCATCATTTCGGCACTCGTGACATTCAGGTCAATCAACTCAGCACACGAATGGTTGATTCAGCAGTCAATAACGTTGGTACATATGGAGTACGTTTTGATGTTGACCTGAATCTTGCTGGTGAGGGTGCACATGAGCTGGTTCTCAGTCATCCTGTTGCCTCAGGTCGCTCACCATTCACGGCCTTCCGTGGGTCAATCGGCATTAAAACTGATCAGGGTTATCAAGAAGTTCATGTCGGCATGCGCTCCGGGCAGAGCCTTTCGATCGCGGATCTTGATCTCAAGCGTGGAGCAAACAACCCTGTCACTGTGAGTGTTGTTTATCCAGCCGATGCCACGCCGGGTCATCTGCTCAGCGTGGTCCCAGTCACTCAGCTGGCCATGCTGCGTCAGCGAGAACAGATGCTGGAAGCTGCAAGAAAGGCGCAAGCTGAAGCGAAGACCCGCAAGGTCAAGCCAGAGGTGGCCCCGCCGGCTGTTAACACTCAACCTGCTCCGGACGCGAAGCCTGTTGCACCTGTTGCCAGGCCTGTTCTGCAGCCTGTGAGAAGAACCACACCTCCACCGCCTCCGCTGCTTGTGGCTCCGAGAGGTGGATCCAATGCCATGCCTCCTGCCATGATCATGCCGTCAAGAGTGAACAGCAGCCTCGAGCAGCGTTACCGTGAGGCGATCCGTGCTCAACAGGAATGGTTGCGTCGCCTGCAGGGTCGATGA
- a CDS encoding sigma-70 family RNA polymerase sigma factor, whose translation MNRQQSRRNARVAQHMRLVEPLARRYAAKSGQDPDDLQQVGLLGLLRAAERFEGQRDIPFSAFARPHIRGAILHYLRDKAAIIRLPRAEQDSDRDIGAGFNAATQRRRFLPLEDDLISQEPDHCNVMERTENRQQLALALQDLPRKEQTAVVEVILKGQSLRDVASRTGVSAMTVQRRVKRGLAQLRQQLSVQLELA comes from the coding sequence ATGAACAGACAGCAGTCAAGACGCAATGCAAGGGTCGCGCAGCACATGCGGCTTGTAGAACCGTTGGCCAGGCGTTATGCAGCCAAAAGTGGTCAGGATCCTGACGATCTCCAACAAGTTGGATTACTGGGTTTACTCAGGGCAGCTGAACGCTTTGAAGGCCAGAGAGACATTCCGTTCTCGGCATTCGCTCGTCCTCATATCAGGGGGGCGATCCTGCACTACCTACGCGACAAAGCGGCAATCATTCGACTTCCCCGAGCGGAACAGGACAGTGATCGGGACATCGGCGCAGGTTTCAATGCGGCAACGCAACGACGGCGGTTTCTGCCCTTGGAGGATGACCTGATCAGTCAGGAGCCTGATCACTGCAATGTCATGGAGCGAACGGAAAATCGCCAACAGCTTGCCCTCGCGCTCCAAGATTTACCCAGAAAGGAACAAACCGCAGTTGTTGAGGTGATCCTCAAAGGGCAGAGTCTCAGAGATGTGGCCAGCAGAACCGGCGTCAGTGCCATGACCGTGCAGCGTCGCGTCAAGCGCGGACTGGCCCAGCTGCGCCAACAGCTGTCAGTTCAGCTGGAGCTGGCCTGA
- a CDS encoding ATP adenylyltransferase — protein sequence MGEKHFWSKALKRSEQARNCGALIPLGTSTIELSGPRAEQFELRQLNAALPKHHRPEGPKPNPFLPWDSQLEVEQIHNNHVLILNKYPVERGHMLLITQDWASQIHWLQPDDWRALVQVDNDSTGLWFFNSGPRAGASQPHRHLQLLPRAPGERICPRLPWFTERLLMPAVSTGDGQISDPLVDSCVIAERPVSSNPDDQGIILHELYRSLAWQLGLGDRSTQQPPAVPYNLLLTQSWMALIKRSQDQVRGFSVNALGFAGYLLATQRSDLAWLQSHGGEQLLRQVVPGFSGSADAVS from the coding sequence ATGGGTGAGAAGCATTTCTGGTCGAAGGCGCTGAAGCGCTCCGAACAGGCCAGGAACTGCGGAGCCCTGATCCCCCTCGGTACTTCCACGATTGAGCTCTCAGGACCCAGGGCGGAACAGTTCGAACTGCGTCAGCTGAATGCGGCTCTTCCCAAGCACCACAGACCTGAGGGGCCCAAGCCAAATCCCTTTCTCCCATGGGATTCACAACTCGAGGTGGAGCAGATTCACAACAATCACGTTCTGATTCTCAACAAGTACCCCGTTGAGCGAGGGCACATGTTGCTGATCACTCAGGACTGGGCTTCTCAAATTCACTGGCTTCAACCTGATGACTGGCGTGCCCTGGTGCAGGTCGATAACGACAGCACCGGTCTCTGGTTTTTCAACAGCGGTCCCAGAGCGGGAGCTAGTCAGCCCCATCGTCATCTTCAGCTCTTGCCCCGTGCTCCCGGAGAGCGCATCTGTCCGCGACTGCCCTGGTTCACGGAACGTCTGCTGATGCCAGCAGTATCGACAGGTGACGGGCAGATCTCCGATCCGCTGGTCGACAGCTGTGTCATCGCTGAACGTCCAGTTTCGAGCAATCCAGACGACCAGGGGATCATCCTTCATGAGCTTTATCGCTCCCTTGCCTGGCAATTGGGGCTCGGTGATCGTTCCACGCAACAGCCTCCCGCTGTTCCCTACAACCTGTTGCTGACGCAGTCATGGATGGCGCTGATCAAGCGCAGTCAAGACCAGGTCAGGGGATTCAGTGTCAATGCACTGGGATTTGCTGGTTACCTGTTGGCGACACAACGATCCGACCTGGCCTGGCTTCAGAGCCATGGCGGTGAGCAGTTGCTCAGGCAGGTTGTTCCCGGTTTCAGTGGTTCCGCGGATGCAGTGAGCTGA
- a CDS encoding SpoIID/LytB domain-containing protein encodes MRLVRPLLLTLTASAGLAALIAWSTSAGRFNTASQDTEALLSALFDDQAQLDSEKQPLQAAQRAEKQGLDPSAGSVPAVPAPSESVDPQVRIALLSQRPLRKVSTQDGADCRTQGGTPIQPGVLNGMLTQATTGLFSCGSTGGSVLVNGRAYEGTIHLLNRGKGWLAINQINLERYVASVVGAEMPSHWNGEALKAQAVAARSYGLVHMLRPASNDWNLGDTTRWQAYAGRTSSSSSTIQATEATRGLVLSFKGGLVESLYASTQEISDEAHGHLGASMSQHGAQELAQQGLRFNEILGRYYSGASLARIKSDG; translated from the coding sequence ATGCGTCTCGTTCGACCACTGTTGCTGACTTTGACGGCGAGTGCGGGTCTGGCCGCATTGATTGCCTGGTCCACCAGTGCCGGGCGGTTCAACACAGCGAGCCAAGACACAGAGGCTCTTCTCAGCGCACTGTTTGATGATCAGGCTCAACTCGACAGCGAGAAGCAGCCGCTCCAAGCGGCCCAGCGAGCTGAGAAGCAAGGATTGGATCCTTCAGCCGGATCTGTCCCTGCTGTGCCAGCGCCGAGTGAGAGCGTTGATCCCCAGGTGCGCATTGCCCTGTTGAGTCAGCGCCCGTTAAGGAAGGTCAGTACCCAGGATGGAGCGGATTGCAGAACGCAGGGTGGGACTCCCATTCAGCCAGGTGTTCTCAATGGGATGCTCACCCAGGCCACCACAGGTCTTTTCAGCTGCGGAAGTACCGGCGGATCGGTGCTGGTGAATGGTCGTGCCTATGAAGGAACGATTCACCTGCTCAACAGGGGAAAGGGATGGCTCGCGATCAACCAGATCAACCTCGAACGCTATGTGGCCTCCGTTGTGGGAGCTGAAATGCCAAGCCACTGGAATGGGGAAGCGCTCAAGGCCCAGGCCGTAGCCGCACGCTCCTACGGCCTCGTACACATGCTCCGACCCGCCAGCAACGACTGGAACCTCGGAGACACGACTCGCTGGCAGGCTTACGCAGGAAGAACCAGCAGCAGCTCGTCAACGATCCAGGCCACTGAAGCGACACGGGGACTGGTGTTGAGTTTCAAGGGTGGACTGGTTGAGTCGTTGTATGCCTCCACACAGGAGATCTCCGATGAAGCGCATGGACATCTCGGTGCAAGCATGAGTCAGCATGGTGCTCAGGAGCTGGCTCAGCAGGGGCTTCGATTCAACGAGATCCTCGGCAGGTACTACTCCGGGGCCTCCCTGGCGAGGATCAAATCCGATGGGTGA
- a CDS encoding SDR family NAD(P)-dependent oxidoreductase produces MPEICSESWQGRALVVGGGGIGRALSSELARRQPSLLVTLATRQPLSDREWSVDLQSPDSLSQLTEQLSDDSHPLRVVINATGRLHSPSYQPEKRLQHAEQSALLDSFAINAAGPLLLAKSVEPVLNRDTPFHFASLSARVGSIGDNRSGGWYAYRGAKAAQNMMLRCLSLEWARRLPLATVTLLHPGTTDTALSKPFQSFVPKEKLFSPERAARHLLDVLMQQTPSDTGRFLAWDGQAIPW; encoded by the coding sequence ATGCCTGAAATCTGCTCCGAAAGCTGGCAGGGACGAGCTTTGGTGGTTGGAGGCGGCGGAATCGGGCGGGCATTGAGTTCGGAACTGGCACGCCGCCAGCCGTCACTGCTGGTGACGCTGGCGACCCGCCAACCCTTGTCAGATCGGGAGTGGAGCGTTGACCTGCAATCCCCGGACAGTCTCAGCCAACTGACCGAACAACTCAGTGATGACTCCCATCCTCTGAGGGTCGTGATCAATGCGACAGGGCGTCTCCACAGTCCCTCCTATCAACCTGAAAAACGGCTGCAACATGCCGAACAATCAGCTCTGCTGGATTCTTTCGCCATCAACGCAGCCGGACCTCTGCTGCTTGCCAAGTCAGTCGAGCCTGTTCTGAACAGAGACACGCCCTTTCATTTCGCCAGCCTGAGTGCCAGGGTCGGCAGCATCGGCGATAACCGCAGCGGCGGCTGGTACGCCTATCGCGGCGCCAAGGCAGCACAGAACATGATGCTGCGCTGTCTGAGTCTCGAGTGGGCGCGACGTCTGCCGCTGGCGACGGTGACTCTTCTGCACCCTGGAACGACAGACACAGCCCTTTCGAAGCCCTTTCAGAGCTTTGTACCCAAAGAGAAGCTGTTCAGCCCTGAAAGGGCAGCAAGGCATCTTCTGGATGTCCTGATGCAGCAGACACCATCCGACACCGGTCGATTTCTCGCCTGGGATGGTCAGGCCATTCCCTGGTGA
- a CDS encoding DUF2237 family protein translates to MSSETSPQNEVQAIDLNVLGKPLEVCSCQPMTGWFRDGHCRTDVGDLGRHSVCCVMTESFLSYSRAQGNDLSTPMPEFGFPGLQPGDHWCVCAPRWKEAHEDGMAPPVLLDSTESSTVEIIPLEILKKHAHQGMA, encoded by the coding sequence ATGAGCTCTGAAACATCGCCCCAAAACGAAGTCCAGGCCATTGATCTGAACGTTCTAGGTAAGCCTCTGGAGGTCTGCAGCTGTCAACCAATGACCGGATGGTTCAGAGATGGACACTGTCGAACAGATGTGGGGGATCTCGGACGTCACAGCGTCTGCTGCGTGATGACGGAAAGCTTTCTCAGCTACAGCAGGGCCCAAGGCAATGATCTGAGCACTCCGATGCCCGAGTTTGGTTTCCCTGGTCTTCAGCCTGGAGATCACTGGTGTGTGTGTGCCCCTCGCTGGAAGGAAGCCCATGAGGATGGGATGGCTCCGCCTGTTCTCCTGGACTCCACCGAATCCAGCACCGTTGAGATCATTCCCCTGGAGATCCTGAAAAAGCATGCTCACCAGGGAATGGCCTGA